A stretch of the Uranotaenia lowii strain MFRU-FL chromosome 3, ASM2978415v1, whole genome shotgun sequence genome encodes the following:
- the LOC129757396 gene encoding uncharacterized protein LOC129757396 isoform X2 produces the protein MNRYLLGTIVLVAVFKTAAAIECYVCNATDSNSPFQCSEWFERFDTPDIKPQDCSNVYGAKYCIKHIGRFEAAGILCYQCSSAHSMYCSDMLVADEASPFKPEPCDHVFEAAYCIKSTAMHGGIGAKRYCSSRDLGNYCNYVRNPGDQIEYRSCIFTCDTDGCNGASRMGGSSWTLFQRMLLGGLGSLVVAAILQR, from the exons CGGCGGCAATCGAGTGCTACGTGTGCAATGCCACCGATTCCAACAGCCCGTTCCAGTGCAGCGAATGGTTCGAGCGATTTGACACCCCGGACATCAAGCCGCAGGACTGCTCCAACGTGTACGGCGCCAAGTACTGCATCAAACACATCGGACGCTTCGAAG CCGCCGGGATTCTCTGCTATCAGTGCTCGTCGGCCCATTCGATGTACTGTTCCGATATGCTGGTGGCCGATGAGGCTTCGCCCTTCAAACCGGAACCGTGCGATCACGTATTCGAGGCTGCGTACTGCATCAAATCAACGGCTATGCATG GTGGTATCGGAGCCAAACGATACTGTTCGTCTCGGGATCTGGGCAACTACTGCAACTATGTGAGAAACCCCGGGGATCAGATCGAGTACCGGTCGTGTATCTTCACCTGTGATACTGATGGATGTAACGGTGCTTCTCGGATGGGAGGATCGTCCTGGACCTTGTTCCAACGGATGTTACTCGGGGGACTGGGATCCCTCGTGGTGGCTGCGATATTGCAACGATGA